A part of Melittangium boletus DSM 14713 genomic DNA contains:
- a CDS encoding PQQ-dependent sugar dehydrogenase has protein sequence MRTRLLIPPLLLLTACSGCRTGIPQRGAPDCILVEDDFGPQASAPLTVDVVAEGLEVPWGIAWLPGGDALVTERPGRVRLLRGFALQPTPVATVAIGDSAEGGLLGIAAHPDFANNRQFYLYVTHEEGGETKNRVERWVLSEDHASATFERVIFGGIEAATYHNGGRLRFGPDGMLYVGTGDARDPDRAQDVNVPEGKLLRLTPEGDIPSDNPFPGKPAFLLGVRNTQGFDWKDADTLYFTDHGPSGERLRRGHDEVNVARKGDNLGWPTIYRCESGEGLVTPSLTWETASPPGGAAIYTGDAIPEWKGSLLIGSLGSRHLHRVAFSPENPSQVAQHEVYLRDTYGRLRETLMGPDGHLYVTTSNCDGRGDCTARKDLLLRVRR, from the coding sequence ATGCGCACCCGCCTCTTGATTCCTCCGCTCCTGCTGCTCACCGCCTGCTCGGGTTGCCGCACGGGCATCCCACAACGCGGTGCTCCGGATTGCATCCTCGTCGAGGACGACTTCGGCCCCCAGGCAAGCGCCCCCCTCACCGTCGACGTGGTCGCCGAGGGACTCGAGGTGCCCTGGGGCATCGCGTGGCTGCCAGGAGGTGACGCGCTCGTCACCGAGCGTCCCGGCCGCGTGCGGCTCCTGCGCGGCTTCGCGCTCCAACCCACGCCCGTGGCCACCGTGGCCATTGGCGACAGCGCCGAGGGCGGTCTGCTCGGCATCGCCGCGCATCCGGACTTCGCGAACAACCGCCAGTTCTACCTCTACGTGACGCACGAGGAGGGCGGCGAGACGAAGAACCGCGTGGAGCGCTGGGTGCTGTCCGAGGACCACGCGAGCGCCACCTTCGAGCGCGTCATCTTCGGCGGCATCGAGGCGGCCACGTACCACAACGGCGGCCGGCTGCGCTTCGGCCCGGATGGCATGCTCTACGTGGGCACTGGGGACGCGCGCGACCCGGATCGCGCCCAGGACGTGAACGTGCCCGAGGGCAAGCTCCTGCGTCTGACTCCCGAAGGCGACATCCCCTCGGACAACCCCTTTCCCGGCAAGCCCGCGTTCCTGCTCGGCGTGCGCAACACCCAGGGCTTCGACTGGAAGGACGCGGACACGCTCTACTTCACCGACCATGGGCCCAGTGGGGAACGCTTGCGCCGGGGCCACGACGAGGTGAACGTGGCGCGCAAGGGAGACAACCTCGGCTGGCCCACGATCTACCGCTGCGAGTCCGGCGAAGGGCTGGTCACGCCGTCGCTCACGTGGGAGACGGCATCTCCCCCGGGAGGCGCCGCGATCTACACCGGTGACGCCATCCCCGAGTGGAAGGGCTCGCTGCTCATCGGCTCGCTCGGCTCGCGGCACCTGCACCGCGTGGCGTTCTCTCCGGAGAACCCGTCCCAGGTGGCCCAGCACGAGGTGTACCTGCGTGACACGTATGGCCGCCTGCGCGAGACCCTCATGGGCCCGGACGGCCACCTCTACGTCACCACCAGCAACTGCGACGGCCGGGGCGACTGCACGGCGCGCAAGGACTTGCTCCTGCGCGTGCGCCGCTGA
- a CDS encoding RNA polymerase sigma factor, with protein MATDDLTLVKRVRDGDQRAFKLLVERYQRKVYAVALGMLKDKEEAMDVSQEAFVKVYKYLDHFKGDSSFYTWLYRITTNICIDVIRRKGTAGGPTEEFDESVATDLSEARIGALGSRLGTNPQKSALRRELAEKIQEALATVPEKHRAILLLREVEGMSYEDLSRTLDIPKGTVMSRLFHARAKVQKILSEYLELDEAKSGVGSE; from the coding sequence TTGGCTACCGACGACCTCACTCTTGTCAAGCGCGTGCGTGATGGAGACCAGCGCGCCTTCAAGCTCCTCGTCGAGCGCTACCAGCGCAAGGTGTACGCGGTCGCGCTCGGCATGCTCAAGGACAAGGAGGAGGCGATGGACGTCTCCCAGGAGGCGTTCGTCAAGGTCTACAAGTACCTGGACCACTTCAAGGGCGACTCCTCCTTCTATACGTGGCTCTACCGCATCACGACGAACATCTGTATCGACGTGATCCGCCGGAAGGGAACGGCGGGTGGGCCGACCGAGGAATTCGACGAATCCGTCGCCACGGACCTGTCCGAGGCCCGTATCGGTGCCCTGGGCAGCCGCCTGGGGACCAACCCCCAGAAAAGCGCCCTGCGGCGTGAGCTGGCCGAGAAGATCCAGGAGGCGCTCGCGACCGTGCCGGAGAAGCACCGCGCCATCCTCCTGCTGCGCGAGGTGGAGGGCATGTCCTACGAGGACCTGTCCCGCACACTGGATATCCCCAAGGGCACCGTGATGAGCCGGCTCTTCCATGCCCGGGCCAAGGTGCAGAAAATCCTCAGTGAATACCTGGAGTTGGACGAGGCCAAAAGCGGAGTGGGCAGTGAGTGA
- the hemF gene encoding oxygen-dependent coproporphyrinogen oxidase: MTVDVESLKERMVAHLHALQDEICGALERLDGRARFREDLWQRPGGGGGRSRVMEEGAVLEKGGVSTSVVFGELEEAFAGKLQGEGRTFWAGGLSLVLHPRNPHVPTVHANYRFIQQGPKAWFGGGADLTPYYLVDEDAEHFHRVHKEVCDRHDPAYYARFKPACDTYFYLRHREEARGVGGIFFENMGGDLEREFAFVLDASKAFLPAYLPIAERRKDTPYTEAQRVWQELRRGRYVEFNLVWDRGTLFGLETKGRTESILMSLPPQVRWRYDHHPEPGSEEARLVEVLRQPRAWAGV, translated from the coding sequence ATGACGGTGGACGTGGAGTCGTTGAAGGAGCGGATGGTGGCGCACCTGCACGCGTTGCAGGACGAGATCTGCGGTGCGCTGGAGCGTCTGGACGGGCGGGCGCGTTTTCGCGAGGACCTCTGGCAGCGGCCGGGGGGCGGCGGAGGGCGCAGCCGGGTAATGGAGGAGGGGGCGGTCCTGGAGAAGGGTGGGGTGAGCACCTCGGTGGTGTTCGGCGAGCTGGAGGAGGCCTTCGCGGGCAAGCTCCAGGGCGAGGGGCGCACCTTCTGGGCCGGGGGCTTGTCGCTGGTGCTGCACCCGCGCAATCCGCACGTGCCCACCGTGCACGCCAACTACCGCTTCATCCAGCAGGGGCCCAAGGCGTGGTTCGGCGGTGGGGCGGATCTGACGCCCTACTATCTCGTGGACGAGGACGCGGAGCACTTCCACCGGGTGCACAAGGAAGTGTGTGACCGGCATGACCCCGCGTACTACGCGCGCTTCAAGCCGGCGTGTGACACGTACTTCTACCTGCGCCACCGCGAGGAGGCGCGCGGGGTGGGGGGCATCTTCTTCGAGAACATGGGGGGAGACCTGGAGCGCGAGTTCGCCTTCGTGCTCGACGCGAGCAAGGCCTTCCTTCCCGCGTACCTGCCCATCGCCGAGCGTCGCAAGGACACGCCCTACACCGAGGCGCAGCGGGTCTGGCAGGAGCTGCGGCGTGGGCGGTACGTGGAGTTCAACCTCGTCTGGGATCGGGGCACCCTCTTCGGCCTGGAGACGAAGGGACGTACCGAGTCCATTCTCATGTCACTGCCGCCGCAGGTGCGCTGGCGCTACGACCACCATCCGGAGCCGGGCTCGGAGGAGGCGCGGTTGGTGGAGGTGCTTCGCCAGCCGCGTGCCTGGGCGGGCGTCTGA
- a CDS encoding cyclic nucleotide-binding domain-containing protein — translation MKIVIAGGGRVGGTLAARLVSEQHQVTVVERDPLICHKLFEEIGVVTVCGDATDPRVLETAGIANAHIAAGVLARDAENLAFATLVRAVSPARVMVRMLDNRYREPYRLAGVRELVEEAEVVVAKMTTAIDFPQVAGSLPLAAGDAILFELKVSAKAVVAGRTVAQVRAQPDFPRECVFIGVVDPEGRITLPDGNTQLRAEHTLILVARRAELARAVECLTLEPNQANETPLAELLRTVDFLAPLSGEELLKVAHGAEYLRKQAGEVIFKKGDPGETFYVVVSGQVSLQSEGGRMVETVKPGGFFGEIALLTGEPRATHATAATACELASVGRDDFRGVVMANPAIALEMSRILGQRLSRMSKQDAAPQKRKGLFGR, via the coding sequence ATGAAGATTGTCATCGCGGGCGGTGGACGGGTGGGTGGGACGCTGGCGGCGCGGCTCGTGTCCGAGCAGCACCAGGTGACGGTGGTGGAGAGGGATCCCCTCATCTGTCACAAGCTCTTCGAGGAGATTGGCGTGGTGACGGTGTGCGGGGACGCCACGGACCCCCGGGTGCTGGAAACGGCGGGCATCGCCAACGCGCACATCGCGGCCGGAGTGCTGGCGCGCGACGCGGAGAACCTGGCGTTCGCCACGCTGGTGCGAGCGGTGAGCCCCGCGCGCGTCATGGTGCGCATGCTGGACAACCGCTACCGCGAGCCCTACCGCCTCGCCGGCGTGCGCGAGCTGGTGGAGGAGGCCGAGGTGGTGGTGGCGAAGATGACGACCGCCATCGACTTCCCCCAGGTGGCGGGCTCGCTGCCGCTGGCCGCCGGGGACGCCATCCTCTTCGAGCTCAAGGTGAGCGCCAAGGCGGTGGTGGCCGGGCGCACGGTGGCGCAGGTGCGCGCCCAGCCCGACTTCCCCCGGGAGTGCGTCTTCATCGGCGTGGTGGACCCGGAGGGCCGTATCACCCTGCCCGATGGCAACACGCAGCTGCGCGCCGAGCACACCCTCATCCTCGTGGCCCGCCGCGCCGAGCTGGCGCGCGCCGTGGAATGCCTCACGCTCGAGCCCAACCAGGCCAATGAGACGCCCCTGGCGGAGCTGTTGCGCACGGTGGACTTCCTCGCGCCGCTCAGCGGGGAGGAGCTGCTCAAGGTGGCGCACGGCGCCGAGTACCTGCGCAAACAGGCCGGCGAGGTCATCTTCAAGAAGGGAGACCCGGGCGAGACGTTCTACGTCGTCGTCTCCGGCCAGGTGAGCCTGCAGAGCGAGGGAGGCCGCATGGTGGAGACGGTCAAACCCGGCGGCTTCTTCGGGGAGATCGCCCTGCTCACCGGCGAGCCGCGCGCCACCCACGCCACGGCCGCCACCGCGTGCGAGCTGGCGAGCGTGGGCCGCGATGACTTCCGCGGCGTGGTGATGGCCAACCCCGCCATCGCCCTGGAGATGAGCCGCATCCTCGGCCAGCGGCTCTCGCGCATGTCCAAGCAGGACGCGGCCCCCCAGAAGCGCAAGGGCCTCTTCGGGCGCTGA
- a CDS encoding anti-sigma factor family protein, with protein MATNPACERFIPLLSPYIDGEVSPADRVNVERHMAACRDCASRAADLRAESALLRVGLEMAVDDVDFKDFTQRVMARVTPDRPPLLERLRISLSEMFLYHRTVMISSLATAAVAVLVAVPLLMDQGSAPLGYGADRMRVRAVRASEGATVAPVVLESDDGNTIIWAVDQDAPTTHDGIQAGPRGASGDESDELDGESSKDVPARRPVKPATPDKPPKGGEL; from the coding sequence ATGGCCACGAACCCCGCATGTGAGCGTTTCATCCCGTTGTTGTCGCCCTACATCGACGGGGAGGTATCCCCGGCGGACCGCGTCAACGTCGAGCGGCACATGGCCGCCTGCCGGGACTGTGCCAGCCGGGCCGCCGACCTGAGGGCCGAGTCCGCGCTCCTGCGGGTGGGGCTGGAGATGGCGGTGGACGATGTGGACTTCAAGGACTTCACCCAGCGGGTCATGGCCCGGGTGACGCCGGATCGTCCGCCGCTGCTGGAGCGGCTGCGCATCTCGTTGTCGGAGATGTTCCTCTACCACCGCACGGTGATGATCTCCTCGCTGGCCACGGCGGCGGTGGCGGTACTGGTGGCGGTGCCGTTGCTGATGGACCAGGGGTCGGCGCCGCTCGGCTATGGGGCGGACCGGATGCGGGTGCGCGCGGTGCGGGCCTCCGAGGGCGCCACGGTGGCGCCGGTCGTGCTGGAGTCCGATGACGGTAACACCATCATCTGGGCGGTGGACCAGGACGCGCCCACGACGCACGATGGGATCCAGGCCGGCCCTCGGGGCGCGTCCGGCGATGAGTCGGACGAGCTGGACGGAGAGTCGTCCAAGGACGTGCCGGCCCGTCGGCCCGTGAAGCCCGCGACGCCGGACAAACCGCCCAAGGGAGGTGAGCTGTGA
- a CDS encoding DUF6861 domain-containing protein encodes MGFVSSEYIWTHLPEPGARLHRVESGPPGTAIAIAETYYGDLADQWGQDLRFYVNVLAHANRLSVPQGMAGWRGVRFPSERLIWIPSRHYAQSLFDVIGSGSISYNLASALSSTAGRVAQLWDDFLRAIQLSMRYLGEAVVRHAEKALHDVVLSLAEMVVGGIAVLAISTAVGSVIGSLAGGVGAVPGAAAGFEVGLIILEWLGLALLLNWLVETLWNVAKAFAHFFQHGLECSRE; translated from the coding sequence ATGGGCTTCGTTTCCTCCGAATACATTTGGACCCACCTGCCCGAGCCCGGTGCGCGGTTGCACCGGGTTGAATCAGGTCCCCCGGGTACAGCCATCGCCATCGCTGAAACCTATTACGGTGATCTCGCGGATCAATGGGGGCAGGACCTGCGCTTCTATGTCAATGTCCTCGCGCACGCGAATCGGCTGTCGGTTCCGCAGGGTATGGCTGGCTGGCGTGGAGTGCGCTTTCCCTCCGAGCGCCTGATTTGGATTCCGAGTCGACACTACGCTCAATCCTTATTCGACGTCATTGGCTCCGGCTCTATTTCCTACAACCTTGCCTCGGCTTTGAGTTCCACGGCCGGTCGTGTCGCGCAACTCTGGGACGACTTCCTTCGGGCGATCCAACTGTCGATGCGGTATCTCGGTGAGGCCGTCGTACGACATGCCGAAAAGGCGCTGCACGATGTCGTCCTATCATTGGCGGAGATGGTGGTGGGTGGAATCGCGGTGCTGGCGATTTCAACGGCGGTGGGGTCGGTGATTGGATCGTTGGCTGGAGGTGTCGGCGCGGTGCCGGGTGCCGCCGCCGGGTTCGAGGTGGGTCTCATCATCCTCGAATGGTTGGGACTGGCGCTGTTGCTGAACTGGCTCGTTGAGACCCTTTGGAACGTCGCCAAGGCATTCGCCCATTTTTTTCAGCACGGTCTGGAATGCTCGCGGGAGTGA
- a CDS encoding cation:proton antiporter has protein sequence MNLLIGLMVAASTLAIAAKRVSIPYSVALVVGGLLISVGGLLPGVPPLNPDVVFLVCLPLLLFEGGITADVANVRANLVPIATLASLGMVLAITATGTALHFALSFAWGPALLLGAMLAVTDTVSILYAFRHAPVPRRLSGIMQGESLFNDGTALVAYAAIAGVVTRGETSFSLPLLGAQVVLATLGGLAIGLALALVAGIIIRRTRDPLAEIMVTTALAFSAYVIGEEVHMSGAIAAVTAGLSIGITLRRHVAAQSQVAIHTFWEYATFGVNTFLFLSVGLTTKPGSLLHHLPLTLLAVACVFIGRAVAIYVPFLLLRWVRPSESVPFRWQHVFIFGNIKGALSIGLALGLPEGTPAREQMVAIAFGVTFLSLVGQGLLLTGFLKRLGLFREDPVALAVGEQQARLIAGRAARQELERLHEQGVIPRAAYEHLRSDYQVGIASAERELRRLSDQHLAQAARLVLTTRRHLVDAERTALLSARRAGLIPDETAEAQLARLDERTLELEQVLSDVPDADTGSGRKVP, from the coding sequence ATGAACCTCCTCATCGGCCTGATGGTGGCCGCCAGTACGCTCGCGATCGCCGCCAAGCGCGTGAGCATCCCCTACAGCGTCGCACTTGTCGTGGGAGGCCTGCTCATCTCGGTGGGCGGCCTCCTGCCGGGCGTGCCACCGCTCAATCCGGACGTGGTCTTCCTCGTATGCCTGCCGCTGTTGCTCTTCGAGGGCGGCATCACCGCGGACGTGGCCAATGTGCGCGCCAACCTGGTGCCCATCGCGACCCTGGCGTCGCTCGGCATGGTGCTGGCCATCACCGCCACCGGCACGGCGCTGCACTTCGCGCTGTCCTTCGCCTGGGGGCCCGCGCTGCTGCTCGGCGCCATGCTCGCCGTCACCGACACCGTCTCCATCCTCTATGCCTTCCGCCACGCGCCCGTCCCCCGGCGCCTGTCCGGCATCATGCAGGGCGAGAGCCTGTTCAATGACGGCACGGCGCTCGTGGCCTACGCGGCCATCGCCGGGGTGGTGACGCGTGGGGAGACGTCGTTCTCGCTGCCGCTGCTCGGCGCCCAGGTGGTGCTGGCCACGCTCGGAGGGCTCGCCATCGGCCTCGCGCTCGCGCTCGTGGCGGGCATCATCATCCGCCGCACGAGGGATCCCCTCGCGGAGATCATGGTCACCACGGCGCTCGCCTTCTCCGCGTACGTGATCGGCGAGGAGGTGCACATGTCGGGCGCCATCGCCGCGGTGACGGCCGGACTGAGCATCGGCATCACCCTGCGCCGGCACGTGGCCGCGCAGAGCCAGGTGGCCATCCACACCTTCTGGGAGTACGCCACCTTCGGGGTGAACACCTTCCTGTTCCTGTCGGTGGGGCTCACCACGAAGCCCGGCTCGCTCCTGCACCACCTGCCGCTCACGCTGCTCGCGGTGGCGTGCGTCTTCATCGGGCGCGCGGTGGCCATCTACGTGCCCTTCCTGCTCTTGCGCTGGGTGCGCCCCTCCGAGTCCGTGCCCTTCCGCTGGCAGCACGTCTTCATCTTCGGCAACATCAAGGGAGCGCTGTCCATTGGCCTGGCGCTTGGTCTGCCCGAGGGCACGCCCGCGCGCGAGCAGATGGTGGCCATCGCCTTCGGCGTGACGTTCCTGTCGCTCGTGGGCCAGGGGCTGCTGCTGACGGGCTTCCTCAAGCGGCTGGGCCTGTTCCGGGAGGATCCGGTGGCCCTCGCGGTGGGCGAGCAGCAAGCACGGCTCATCGCCGGCCGCGCGGCGCGCCAGGAGTTGGAGCGGCTGCATGAGCAGGGCGTCATCCCCCGCGCGGCGTACGAGCACCTGCGCAGCGACTACCAGGTGGGCATCGCCAGCGCCGAGCGCGAGCTGCGCCGGTTGAGCGATCAGCACCTGGCCCAGGCGGCGCGGCTGGTGCTGACCACGCGCCGGCACCTGGTGGACGCGGAGCGCACGGCGCTGTTGTCGGCCCGGCGCGCGGGCCTCATCCCCGACGAGACGGCCGAGGCCCAGCTCGCGCGGCTGGACGAGCGCACGCTCGAATTGGAGCAGGTGTTGTCGGACGTGCCCGACGCCGATACGGGCAGCGGGAGGAAGGTGCCATGA
- a CDS encoding chaperonin yields the protein MAKTQRRGQVMQVARQVKKSAGRAVSKAKASQPVRKVQVTLGDLIAAAFDVAGETKAAAKLVSSRSMEQITGRHIVFVG from the coding sequence ATGGCGAAGACCCAGCGGCGTGGACAGGTGATGCAGGTGGCGCGTCAGGTGAAGAAGTCGGCGGGGCGCGCGGTGAGCAAGGCCAAGGCGAGCCAGCCGGTGCGCAAGGTGCAGGTGACCCTGGGGGATTTGATCGCCGCGGCGTTCGACGTGGCCGGGGAGACGAAGGCCGCCGCGAAGCTGGTGTCCTCGCGCTCCATGGAGCAGATCACCGGCCGTCACATCGTCTTCGTGGGCTGA
- a CDS encoding DUF6861 domain-containing protein, whose amino-acid sequence MRPFGTSPRHSPIFFSTVWNARGSEPLIDRAAREFAEAVASLLSAILEGLLMLAMSRGVSWMVKALRGTALGRKIGEARLAEWLNRRVDAFRESRAGRPREVLGHLSRQLVEARFFRQVELILRTKKGKNMTLGEFDGIDMARRMFIEYKTARRLQKASPPRSATDWADAAILGSTVKRIQALLHDATGTRVTHRGSAEVPSLAEIQGFRRLPFRIDADSPALRVGVAQALSKLRVIYPDWTFEVQWGVNILLPPLPDWVTVGMVHESQ is encoded by the coding sequence TTGAGACCCTTTGGAACGTCGCCAAGGCATTCGCCCATTTTTTTCAGCACGGTCTGGAATGCTCGCGGGAGTGAGCCCCTTATCGATCGCGCCGCCCGCGAGTTCGCCGAGGCCGTGGCAAGCCTGCTCAGCGCCATTCTGGAGGGGCTGCTCATGCTGGCGATGTCTCGCGGAGTGTCTTGGATGGTGAAGGCCCTGCGTGGCACGGCTCTCGGTCGCAAGATCGGTGAAGCGCGGCTGGCGGAATGGCTCAACCGGCGCGTTGATGCCTTCCGGGAGTCGCGTGCGGGACGCCCTCGGGAAGTCCTGGGTCATCTTTCTCGCCAGCTGGTTGAAGCCCGCTTCTTTCGGCAAGTGGAACTCATCCTGCGAACGAAAAAGGGAAAGAATATGACCCTTGGGGAGTTCGACGGGATCGACATGGCCCGGAGGATGTTCATCGAGTACAAGACGGCGCGGAGACTTCAAAAGGCAAGTCCACCGAGATCCGCGACGGACTGGGCCGACGCCGCGATTCTCGGCAGCACCGTCAAGCGTATCCAGGCGCTTCTGCACGACGCGACCGGCACGCGGGTCACTCACAGAGGCTCGGCTGAGGTTCCCAGCCTCGCGGAGATCCAAGGCTTCCGGCGCTTGCCGTTTCGCATCGATGCGGACTCGCCCGCACTGCGGGTCGGGGTGGCCCAAGCGTTGAGCAAGCTCCGCGTGATCTACCCCGACTGGACGTTCGAGGTGCAGTGGGGGGTCAACATCCTTTTGCCGCCCCTGCCTGATTGGGTCACCGTGGGCATGGTTCACGAGAGCCAGTGA
- a CDS encoding DUF3467 domain-containing protein: MADAPKPPEASLEIQLDDDVANGQYVNMALVNHTETEFTLDFIYVQPHQPRAKVRSRVILNPKHLKRLLVAMQAGVANYEARYGPLVMSDDGSSMN; encoded by the coding sequence ATGGCGGATGCTCCCAAACCCCCCGAGGCCTCCCTGGAGATTCAGTTGGATGACGACGTGGCCAATGGTCAGTACGTGAACATGGCCCTGGTCAACCACACGGAGACGGAGTTCACCCTGGACTTCATCTACGTCCAGCCGCACCAGCCCCGTGCCAAGGTGCGCTCACGTGTCATCCTCAACCCCAAGCACCTCAAGCGCCTGCTGGTGGCGATGCAGGCGGGCGTGGCCAACTACGAGGCACGCTATGGCCCGCTCGTCATGTCGGACGATGGCTCTTCCATGAATTGA
- a CDS encoding RCC1 domain-containing protein, translating to MRQGLSSWCALLLSLLGSLAWAQPPEDLDLEANHLEWNRHTREHKTVAAGKNHSLALGKDGSVWAWGTNSSYALGTGDREKRSRPVQVPQLTGMVAVAVGHDHSLALGADGRVWAWGNNFMGQLGLGWSVQEQPTPTPVPGITDVIAIAAYEQHTLLLRQDGRVWAMGDGGHGQLGIGYQTAPVPTQVPDLTDVVSLATSTYHSLAVRRDGTVWAWGNNFHGQLGDGTQIDRPTPAPVPGLANCVAVAAGSAHSLALQRNGDVRAWGLTVNLGIDPPPSSPFVTSFTNAIAIQANEHTSLALRRDGTVWGWGDNYSHQVGGTSPRQTTPARVPTLHSVTNIALGQTHVLARRRDGSLWGWGDNTQAQVGNGSDYKSSPVSLLGVSGLVKSSMSSTHVLAIHQDGGLWSWGDNFFEGPLGRGATNRGHEAPTPVPGFPDAVDVAAASGSSFVVRADGSVWAWGLNHNGQLGDGTRVARSTPQPIAGLENIVALATPNDASTIHVLALSRDGHVWAWGDNTFGQLGDGTTTTRLTPVRLTSLSGIVALAAQSSWGNAYSLALGADGRVRAWGSNTAGQLGDGTTTSRHTPAEVPGLTDVVAIEPDYYHSLALRSDGTVWTWGTDYSQGDTPRLFPEQYPGLTQIVAVSDRMALRSDGTVWTWTPQQPTPTPLPALEGVVSITAALRTFQVVLANGEVRAWGSNQSSRLGDGVLIKSPLLSRILPPHRHR from the coding sequence ATGCGACAAGGACTGAGTTCCTGGTGCGCCTTATTGCTCTCACTCCTCGGCTCCCTGGCCTGGGCACAACCTCCGGAGGACCTGGACCTCGAGGCGAACCACCTCGAGTGGAATAGACATACACGAGAACACAAGACCGTCGCGGCGGGAAAGAACCACTCCCTCGCGCTCGGAAAGGATGGAAGCGTCTGGGCCTGGGGAACGAACTCCTCCTATGCCCTCGGCACGGGTGACCGTGAGAAGCGTTCCAGACCCGTCCAGGTTCCCCAGCTCACGGGGATGGTCGCCGTCGCGGTGGGCCATGACCACAGCCTGGCGCTGGGAGCGGATGGCCGCGTCTGGGCTTGGGGAAACAACTTCATGGGGCAACTGGGCCTGGGTTGGTCCGTCCAGGAACAACCCACGCCCACCCCCGTTCCCGGCATCACGGACGTGATCGCCATCGCCGCTTACGAACAGCACACACTGCTGCTGCGCCAGGATGGACGCGTGTGGGCCATGGGCGACGGCGGTCACGGACAGCTCGGGATCGGATACCAGACAGCGCCCGTGCCCACGCAAGTGCCCGATCTCACGGACGTGGTGTCCCTGGCCACGAGCACGTATCACAGTCTCGCGGTGCGTCGGGACGGAACGGTGTGGGCCTGGGGCAACAACTTCCATGGACAGCTCGGCGATGGAACTCAAATCGACCGACCAACGCCCGCGCCTGTGCCAGGGCTCGCGAATTGTGTGGCCGTCGCGGCCGGATCCGCCCATTCCCTGGCCTTGCAACGCAATGGCGATGTACGCGCCTGGGGTCTGACCGTGAACCTCGGCATCGACCCTCCTCCCTCCTCTCCTTTCGTGACGAGCTTCACGAACGCGATCGCCATCCAGGCGAATGAGCACACCTCGCTGGCGCTCCGGAGGGATGGGACGGTCTGGGGTTGGGGCGACAACTACAGCCATCAAGTTGGCGGAACCTCGCCCCGGCAAACCACTCCCGCGCGGGTACCGACGCTCCACTCCGTGACGAACATCGCCTTGGGACAAACCCATGTCCTGGCCCGGCGCCGGGATGGCTCGCTGTGGGGATGGGGCGATAACACCCAGGCCCAGGTGGGAAACGGCTCCGACTACAAGTCCAGCCCCGTGTCCCTCCTCGGGGTGAGTGGACTGGTGAAGTCCTCGATGAGCAGCACCCATGTCCTGGCGATCCACCAGGATGGCGGCCTGTGGTCCTGGGGAGACAACTTCTTCGAAGGCCCGCTAGGACGAGGTGCAACGAATCGCGGCCATGAGGCGCCCACCCCGGTGCCAGGCTTCCCGGACGCCGTCGATGTCGCCGCCGCGTCTGGCAGTTCGTTCGTCGTGAGGGCGGATGGCTCCGTCTGGGCATGGGGGCTCAACCACAACGGGCAACTGGGAGACGGCACGCGTGTGGCCCGAAGCACGCCACAGCCCATCGCCGGGCTGGAGAACATCGTGGCGCTGGCCACCCCGAATGATGCCTCGACCATCCATGTCCTGGCCTTGAGCCGCGACGGTCACGTCTGGGCATGGGGCGACAACACCTTCGGCCAGCTCGGAGACGGCACGACGACCACCCGGCTCACCCCGGTGCGGCTCACGAGCCTGTCGGGCATCGTGGCGCTCGCGGCCCAGTCCAGTTGGGGGAATGCCTACTCGCTCGCGCTCGGTGCCGACGGACGCGTGAGGGCCTGGGGCAGCAACACCGCTGGCCAGCTCGGCGATGGAACGACCACCTCTCGTCACACGCCGGCCGAGGTTCCGGGTCTGACGGACGTCGTGGCCATCGAGCCGGACTACTACCATTCGCTGGCCCTGCGCTCGGACGGCACCGTCTGGACCTGGGGGACGGATTACAGTCAGGGAGACACGCCCCGCCTCTTCCCCGAGCAGTACCCCGGGCTGACGCAGATCGTGGCGGTCTCGGACAGGATGGCCCTGCGAAGCGATGGAACCGTCTGGACCTGGACGCCTCAACAGCCCACGCCCACGCCCCTCCCGGCTCTGGAGGGCGTGGTGTCCATCACCGCGGCACTCAGGACATTCCAGGTGGTGCTCGCGAATGGTGAAGTGCGCGCCTGGGGAAGCAATCAGTCGTCGCGTCTGGGAGACGGGGTACTCATCAAGAGCCCCCTCCTCTCACGCATCCTCCCGCCCCACCGTCACCGCTGA